Genomic window (Bacteroidales bacterium):
ACCGTTGAGAACAATTACCTGGAAAACGGATTTTGGGCTGGTTCGAAGAAGGAAGAAGCTGCTAATCCGGGACTTACCGCCACTTTTCTTGTACGCATCGAGGACGTTACCGAGCGGGTACTGGAAAATGTAGACGACAATATGACGGAAACAGAGCGTCAGGCAGCAGTGGATGAAACAATAAAGTCCCTGGAGCAGGAAGCTACGGAAGGAACCCATTATAATGCTGTCACCAGGCCCTTTTATTATGGCAATGAATATTATATGTTCATCTATGAAACATACAGGGATGTAAGGTTGGTGGGGACTCCCCCTTCATCCATAGGAAAGTTCGGCGGTGACGAGGACAATTGGATGTGGCCCCGCCACACCGGTGATTTTTCCGTGTTCAGAATTTATGCAGATAAAAATAATGAGCCGGCCAAATATTCAGAAGAAAATGTTCCCTACAAGCCCCAAAAACATTTGCCCATATCCCTGGAAGGATATGAAAAAGGTGATTTTACGATGGTCATGGGCTATCCCGGCAGCACAAAGCAATATCTCACTTCTGATGCCGTCAGGTTGATACAGAAATACCGAAACCCCCGGCGGATCAAGCTCCGCGACAAGCGGCTGGAGGTAATGGAGAAATATATGGACACAAGCGAGGCCATTAATCTGAAATATGCTTCTAAACAGTCCGGGGTGAGCAATTCATGGAAGCGTTGGAAAGGGGAGGTCAGGGGACTGAGGCGCATGAATGCCATTGAAAAAAAGGAGCGGCTGGAAAAGCAATTTAAAAAGTGGGTTGGACAAAACACCGGAAGAGAGAACGACTACGGTGGCCTTATACAGAGGTTTGGAGAGGTGTACCGCGATTATAAACCCTATGTAATAGCCAGTGATCATTTCAGGGAGGCCGGGTATTATGCCATCGAGCTGTTGCAGTTTGCTTCCCGCTGGGATCAGATGGTACATGTTAAGAATCAGGAGCAGGTTGACAGAGTCAGTTCCCGTATGGATATACAGGATTTTTATGGAAGTTATGTTCCGGATATCGACCGGGAGATTTGTCCGCAGATGCTCCGGAATTATCATAAAAATGTTAAAGAGAAATTCCATCCCCGGATTTTCCAGACGATAGAGGAGCAATTCGATGGTGATTTCAAGGCTTATTCCAGGCATCTTTTTGACAACAGTATGTTTGTTGATTCAGCAGAAACACGGAAATTTCTTGAGAACTTTGAACCGGAGGATACTACAGCCATCATGGAAGATCCGGCTTATAAGCTTGCGGACAGCTTCCTGGATGTGTACTACCAAACCATCAGGCCCGGATATGAACGCTATAACACCCGGCTGGACAGTATGTACAGAGTCTATGTCAGGGGTCTGAGATCGATGCAGGAGGATAAGGTATTCTGGCCCGATGCCAATTTTACCATGCGGGTGGCCTATGGCGAAGTGAAAGGGTATCACCCGAGAGATGCGGTTGTTTACAACCATCAGACAACCCTCGGTGGAGTTATGGAGAAAAACCGGAAAGGACTCAAAGACTATCAGATACCTGACAAGCTTCGTACATTCTATGAAGAGAAGACTTATGGCCGGTATGCCAATGAAGAAGGCGAGATGCCGGTATGTTTTATTGCCTCTAACCATACCTCTGGCGGCAATTCAGGTAGCCCGGTCATCAATGCCAACGGTGAGCTCATCGGTATCAATTTCGACAGAAACTGGGAAGGTACCATGAGCGATATCATGTACGATCCTGCACAATGCCGGAATATTGCTGTGGATATACGGTACGTACTGTTCATAATCGACCGGTTCGCGGAAGCGGATTATTTGATAGAGGAGATGACGGTGGTTGAGTGAAGAATAGTTGGCAAGGGGCAATGGGCAGCTTACTATATTGCAGAATCAAATT
Coding sequences:
- a CDS encoding S46 family peptidase encodes the protein MTKKFVFPLVLFFALFSYSFAGEGMWIPSLLEKFNIDDMHEEGFRLSAEEIYSINHSSLKDAVVVFGGGCTGELISDQGLLLTNHHCGYSYIQKHSTVENNYLENGFWAGSKKEEAANPGLTATFLVRIEDVTERVLENVDDNMTETERQAAVDETIKSLEQEATEGTHYNAVTRPFYYGNEYYMFIYETYRDVRLVGTPPSSIGKFGGDEDNWMWPRHTGDFSVFRIYADKNNEPAKYSEENVPYKPQKHLPISLEGYEKGDFTMVMGYPGSTKQYLTSDAVRLIQKYRNPRRIKLRDKRLEVMEKYMDTSEAINLKYASKQSGVSNSWKRWKGEVRGLRRMNAIEKKERLEKQFKKWVGQNTGRENDYGGLIQRFGEVYRDYKPYVIASDHFREAGYYAIELLQFASRWDQMVHVKNQEQVDRVSSRMDIQDFYGSYVPDIDREICPQMLRNYHKNVKEKFHPRIFQTIEEQFDGDFKAYSRHLFDNSMFVDSAETRKFLENFEPEDTTAIMEDPAYKLADSFLDVYYQTIRPGYERYNTRLDSMYRVYVRGLRSMQEDKVFWPDANFTMRVAYGEVKGYHPRDAVVYNHQTTLGGVMEKNRKGLKDYQIPDKLRTFYEEKTYGRYANEEGEMPVCFIASNHTSGGNSGSPVINANGELIGINFDRNWEGTMSDIMYDPAQCRNIAVDIRYVLFIIDRFAEADYLIEEMTVVE